The sequence ACTGCTGAGCTCATTGGCCGAGCCCTTTCTGGGCATGGTAAAAGCCCAACCCGGACCCAACAATCTAAAAGCCTGGATAATAGTAAATATTTGAGGATCTTTAACAGATAAAGATAAGCTACGCTAAATTCGAGATATGATCAGATATTAAGTCGGCGCAAGAGTCCTAGCCGCCATTATGATTGAAACCAGCCAAAATAATGTCAATAGTTACCATATATCTTCCTCGGCTTGACGGCTTCACAATATCCCCATGGTTTTTGTTATTAGATTATGATGCCCTCAGAAATATATGGGTTTGGTCCGACTCGAACCCGATGATCCATGATCAAGGAGCATAGTCCAAAAATCACCAAATATCATTATATGACAAGGCTTAATGCAATGCAATGTCCATTTGATGATGTCTCATGTATCAACCCAAGCTAGATGGGTCTATTCAAGACAAAAGGAAGAGCCCATGACTCAAGCCTTTAACTGCTGAGCTCATTGGCCGAGCCCTTTCTGGGCATGGTAAAAGCCCAACCCGGACCCAACAATCTAAAAGCCTGGATAATAGTAAATATTTGAGGATCTTTAACAGATAAAGATAAGCTACGCTAAATTCGAGATATGATCAGATATTAAGTCGGCGCAAGAGTCCTAGCCGCCATTATGATTGAGTCCTACCTACTTCAGTCTCCTACCTTGGGTAGAATTTTGCAGCCTCTGTATTTATACAGGTATCATTTATGGTTTTACACATTCACTTTTGCTCACATATTCACACACTTTTATTATCTCTTTATTATTCTCTCTTTATTGCtgagcactgacttaggcatcggaaaggtcacgccgaaaacaccttcggccCCCCTAACGAAGTTTCTGTCTGTGCAGAACCACGTCATACCCGACTCGACCCGCTTTTGAAGAGATTTGAAGATTCGCTCTGACCAAACCCGAGATAAATTTTTGGTATCATCATATTAGATTAGATTTTTTGGtggaataaatatatattgtgatatcatgaacataaataTATGTTAAAACGGGCCAGCGAGATTACGGTCGACCAAACCAGTTATGTGTTATCCTCAAGCAGCCATTTTCTCGACAGATCGAAAATTATGTCGATGAAATCCATCTAATACCTAAAACTCGTGTTTGACAACTTTTATCAATAAAAGAAATAGTAATTCGGAATGATGGTAATAGAAGGTTGCTTTGGCAGTCAAaacgttttaaaaaaaatgaccctTTATGTTGTTGATAATTGGTCAGTTTAGAGGGAACCAAAAGTAATCTGAATGCCGAACCATCAAAATCAAGTCTTAGTGGATGTGATCTTCTCGTATATGGAAAAGCAATCAAGTTCTTGATGCATGAAACCAAGCCGAGCTGTTGACGCCCTCGTCGGTTAACTGTCACATCTACTCCGATTCACCAACCAAACTGAAAGCAAAACATGTTAATGCACGTACTGGCGCAAATAAAGCTATGCTATGCGTGAGAATTAGAATAGCGAGCCAAACACTATTAATAAATAACTAATTATACACCTTCAAAAAGTACCTGGGTATTGTTAACCGAAAATAGCCTATAAAACTGATGATATTATCATCGTCTAAACAAAGAATAACAAAGAACTCTCGGGCGGTACAAGAGTGTACAAGTACAAAATTGCATATAAACAGTAATTTCGAACCACTGACAATGGAGATTTAAACAAATTTCTGCACATATTTTCAGGGACCGGGAAAAGAAAGCTTATTTTCAATTATATTCCTCTGACCGAGAAACCTAGAATTTTGTACAAACCTTTCCCAAAATCCCCACACAACTTCTTAATTATTCCTTTAGATTTGTGGAGTAGCATTGTAATCATTTAGAGCCCATAAGCATGGAATGGATGACATGCATGATCAACCGAATGTTGGAAAGTTCGGAACCCGTAGTGGTTGGGATGCTGCGATGGTGATCCAATATTTGATATACTTGCTGAAAGATGGGACGTACGTGCACCATAATCACTGGGTCGGCGGGATTTATAGCAGTTAGAACCTCCCTCATCCAAGTTAGTTTTCGAGGGGTTTCCTTGCTAATATCACAGGCCAATTGCTGTAGAAGAGAGAGGAGTACCCCTTGGCTCAATGGCAGTGGATTCATGGCCAAAAGCGTAGGCAAATCAACCTGAATAAGACCGAATAAAAAGGATCAATgtattgaaagaaaaaaaaaattaggatTTCGACGAATAACAATTGACAACAAAAACATGTATGTGAAAAGAAAATGGTGTAATTGGGCAAGCTCTGTCTGATATTGTGAGGAAAATAACAGAGAAAAAGAGTAGAGCCTACATGAGAACATAACCATGATACAACAGTAACATCACTCCTGTGCAAGGCAGCAACAAAAGCCTCCTCATACTTCCGCTCAGCTACCAACCTAGAAAGCTCTTTTGTTGGATCAACCTCGAGCTAAAAAATAGCATACAGAATAGATAAGTCTGAAAGCAAGAAgtagttaaaataaattttaaaaaaatcagggAGAAATGGAGAACCTTCTCGTGTAGACCACCCAAAGGGCCATTGCTCAGCTGATTTAGCAAAGGATTTGCTGCTTTAGAATTTACACCTGCAACAGCAAGATCTACCAATTTCCTTTGACCATCAAGCAACTCATTGCTCAAAGTTTGAGACATTGATGATGCCGAAGTTATAGCATCCTgaagaaataaacaaaaattagtGGGGCAGGTAGATACCAAGAAGATTGAATAATAGACCCTTCGATAATGTAACATGACAATCATATTTATTATGTGCATTTCATATTTAGTCAGAGTATACATATTTAGAAACATTAGCAAAATAttgtaaaaataataacataatataCCCTCAAAACAAGTGCAAGAGATGAATGTGAAGCCTCAAACTGCTGCTGAGCTGCTGCAGTATGTTCAACCATTCCTTTCCGAAAGGCGGAATCAACCTGCTCAAACATTTCCCTGCACGACATTTCAAATGCAGGGATCATAGAAACTTCCAAACTTGATTTCAGTGTTTCCTGCATTGCAAATCAGTATGAGATTAGATTTTGCAGGGCGGACAACTACGTAAAAATAGAGACAGGTCTGTCATTCCGTGGATAATCCATCTCAATTTTTGTAAACAAAGCATAGagttaaaaaacaataaaataatagtCAAACTTATTCTCGATTCGTACCTGAAGAGCTTGCTTGCCTGAAGTTTGAAATTGTGACTGGATTTGCCTAGCAACCATAGCCTCAAGCTTGGAGTTGACTGATTTTTCCAGTTGATTAACAGCTTTATCACCCACCCCTTTCTGATCACATAAATAATGTGCGATTCAGAAAATGATTAAGCCACAATAAGCATACTTAAGCACATGTAGAAATGTAGAACTTTAACCTGGAAGCTCTCCACAACAGAAGTAGATATCGCTTTCTCAATTGTGGGAACGATAGCCCGAGCCACAGATTGCCCAAGTGAAGAAACTTCTCGTTTCACAGTTTTCTCTATCAATGAAGGTAAATCTTTGTTTAAGAAACTGCTGATCGTATTTGTTACTTGCTGTGCTCGCTCCCGAGATGCCTTTTCCTGTTTTGCATTCTCTTCTTGCAATCGAGCCCATAAAGCATCAGCATTAGCTTTTACAGCTTTCTCCATGTTCCGTCCCAATGATGCCTCAACTCTTTTGCCTTCTTTGGTAACAGGGACAGCAATCATTGTTGTCATCTGCTTCTGCATGTCTTTTTGCAGAGCTACAAGCTGAAAATAAATAAGCCGAGAAGGGTGAGATCAAAATATTGCCGCATAAATCAGATGCCGTCAACAATTTGCACTTGATTGTCACAGATTAACTCTACCGGACACATAAAAAAGTTAGTACATGCATTTCGCATTATTCCTATGAAAAAAgatccaacaataaaaatagcAATACTTGGAGAGTGAAAAGCACAGAAATGAGGGACATACAAGCACTTCAAAACATTTAACAATGACCCTGTATGCgcacaaaattaaaatatactaAAAGTTTGGACAGAGCCCATTAACAGAATTGTTTACTCTAGACCTATATTGTTATGGGCTTACGTCAGTTGGACCAGGTAGTTACTTAGGGAAGGGAATATATTTTAAGGGGTGAGATAGTTGTAGGGGGCATTCAGAAGATTTCAATTTGGAAACTGACTAGCATAGCTAGGGAGCGACAGAGGCTTTACTTTGGGGATTTCATCTGTTTGAATTCATATTTGTATGTATTTCTTTGTGTTGTTTTCTTATATTCAATATGGGAATTGAGGATCATAACAAACATCCGGATGATTAAATTTGAAGAATGGTGaaatataacatatatataactGCTTTAACGAGGAAAATTGCCCAACAGTAAATAGTAACAATATTAAAAGGTTCACAATTACCTGATGCAGGATCTCTCGCATGGAATAaatttgtgattctacaggagtACCATAGCCGATGCCTGGTTCATTAGAAGAGTCTGCTGAATTGAAAGCACTTGGTGAGGGTGAAGATGGGCCAGATCCTTGAGCAATTTTCCCCTTTTGCTTCTTTCCCTTGGCATTTGGTGCAGGTTGCGGAGACAACACAGGAATTGACGAATCAATGACGCTGCTGGGACCAACCTTTGTGGAGTCATGAATATCTTCTTCTACGGTTGAAGGTTGGGCAACAGTTTCAGTAACTCCAGTCCCATCAAACTGGCGATCTTCCTCCACTATATAAGCTTCTGGTGATACGGCATGGCATTCTCGGGCCATCTCAATTCCTAGGTCAGATGCCTGAGAGCAAAAGATACTTTCCCTCTTTTCAGACAGAAAAGTCTGAAGTTCTTCTCGAGATTCGTCGTCGATATTTTGATCAAATTTTGTTTCACCCACAACCTTTACCTCTACAACAAAATTCCTCGTATCATTGCTCATTACCACATCTTGAATTTTTAGTTCAACTTCGCTCTGGGCTTCAGTTGTGTGTATCACCTCGGAGGATGAATTGGCCATCAATATCTCAGAAGGAGTAACCAGGTGAGTAGGGTGTCTGAATTTTATTGGATGATTGAGTGCCAAGGAGATATCATCTTGAGAATGCTTATTTTCATAGTTTCTTGAATCACCATCAAATGAAGCTACGTCTGACGAGTTACTATGAATGGCGTCCATTTGTCTGTCTACTGTATATTCAACAATTTTAGGCTCTACACTCCGGTCATTACTCAAAACACCATGCTCAAAACTGCTTGATGGATTTCTAAAACCAGAAAGTGTTCCAGACAGCCTAGGGCTCAAAGGTAGAGAAGGTGAAGCAACAGAAGAAAGATTACTATCACTAGCAATTACAGGTGAAGGTATCACTTTGCTTTCCATACTTGAGGGAGCAAACTCCTGAAGGCTGGGAGACTCGGCAGAAACATGGTCAACAGGGTATCTCACAGCGGGTATATTCTCTAAGCCACTTTCATACATGGACGATGAAGGTGCAGAACTAGTTATAGGTACCTCCGTTGCTTTAATTCCAGAAGACTCCAAATTGGTAAGTCCTTCTATAATAGAAGCTTCGCGTGAAACACTGGAGTCTGACTTCTCATACACCACATTTCCTATTGCTGGAGGCAGACACTGAGACAAGTCCAATGCATACTGCTGAATAGCCTGTGTCTGGACGCAATATACCTGAACAACTTGCTCACCATTTGGTAGTGACTCGCTCGTCCCTGTAAAACTCAATATTGGCATTGTGACCGTAAATTCGGCTATGTAATCCATGCGTGTAGCAGCAGGATTAGGACCGTATTCCAAGTGCACAGCATATATAGCATTCCTTTTGGCATTTGCCAATAAAAGAAGACCAGCTTGTGACAAGGCTATCACTTGATTGAAGAAAGCTTCTTCTGTTCGAGCCTCTGAACTCTTTAATTCCAATGTCTGCACGCAGTGCCAAGATTCAGAATCAATAGGAAGTAACCAACCTTCCTCACTTGCTGATACCCATATCTTCACTTCCCGATTCAGAGGGCCCTGGACATATCCTTTAAAAGCTGAGCGAAGTGATATAACAATCAAAACCATAAGCCAAGCAAGATTTAACGAGTAATATTTGATGCAAGTGGAGTTAAAGAGACCCTTAACAAAGATAACTTTATGATTCAAACTAAAATTAATCACTATTTGCATTTACCCCCGTCATGAGTATTATATGGTCTGGGCGATGAGGAGCGGGCAAAAATGTGACAGAGTTTACAGGTTGTCCACCATGAGGCTGGAGGACTGCTATTGGTAGTGGATTTCGATCTCCCCAAATTTTAATCTGCAAAAGAAAAAAGTGACAAGCCCTCAACCCCTGCAACTTTATTGGGAAACTTGTAACATAATGATAGCACAATCATCATGCACCAAATATACGTCAAGTAAAATGGGGATATTTAGGTATTCAGTCATTCAGTGTTTCACAATTGGAGGCATCTTTAAAGTCAGCAACAAACCACAAGCAGCATTTGAAATCAGAAATCATATCCTTCACAACTCCCTGACCGCACATGCATCACTTTCAACATTTCAGGCTTCGACCATTTAGTTTCATCAAAATAAACTCCCACTTATTCTTTAGTGGCATAGGTGGGCGGGAGGTTGAAGTCAGGTTTTAGGACCTAATCGTTTTATGTTCGATTTAGTTATCTCCCTACACAACActgaaatattttcttttaaaaaaaataactataTGTTTGCCTTGTAATCTTCGATTTTTCCATACATCAATGTAGTAGATCCAGACCCTACCAACGCAATTACACAATAATTAGTTGGAATTGGGTACTTATTTCTGTGCATGCACAATACCAAGTTAGCACATATAAATCTGGGATTTATGTCTGTCACCTGACTGCGGCATTAACGTGAGCAAATATTGAAATATCAAGCTTTTGGTGACACTTACTTCTAACCATACAAATTATTTAGGAAGTTTTAAATACTCATTTCTGCAATTCAAGATATGGTAAGTAATCTGCTAGTATTAACACTTCAGCTTTGTGCTTTATAAGAGATAAAGTTACGtatcaaatttaattaatacGACCATGTTATTTGATAGAAACACAAGATTTAATTATGTGAAAATAAAGAATGTAGAGGGTACTTCAGATGGAAAGTTTATTAAACTAGCGCCATCAGTTTTGTTTAATCATGTACTTAAGAATGAATTTGGCTAAGTTTTGTTTCAAGGTTTTTGCTATTACAAGCTAATGTTAAATATATACTGATGTGTCCCTGAAAAAATGGCTAGATTTAATACATACAAAATTTTCCACGTTGGCCTACCACTACTCatctttattaaattattttccttTCAAAGGCGCCCACAAAAAATGCCATAACAAATTATCTACCATCAATCCCCAAATTAATAAACCTTTATGGCGTGGTAAATGTAAAACCATTATTTAAACTAGCAATTGAGGCACATCCGATGTGTGTGCGACGTAATACATGAATAGAATTGAAAAGGGggggaaaattaaaaaaaaagtgtaaattgaaaataataaaaagaacatGGGTGAGTGGAGgggtatttttggattaaaaaaatCCAGGCCAAGACACCAAAACAGTTTTTCTAAGGCTCTCGGccttaataaaatagtaaagatgaTAAATTCATTCAAAAGTTATAACAGACAACCAAGTCCATAAAATCCATTGACATTCACAGGTTGAAACTAAGTTGAAAACAAAGTGCACAATGGAAAACATGCAAGCTGTGGGAAACAACATAGCATTCCTTTttaaaagaaaacaaataaaattgttGGAATACAAGTCCACGCAAATTGCATTAATATAATATTCACAGGATCAAGTTGACTGCAAGATAGCAACCAATGCAAATGATATGTGCTACTAAGTGCATGTCATTGGATATACGACTGGCCTTTGTCACGTATTATAACATTTACTGATTAGTTTTTAATATGCAGCATATATATTATCAAACCGGTGAAATATATGTTAATGAGAAAATACAGATCAGTCAAACTAATAAGTCCCATGGTACAGTATTCCAGGAGAAGAAACAATGATAGCCACCTTCAAACCTGAACATAACGGTAAAAGCTTTAAAAAGAGGCAAAAAATGCTACACTTTCTTGAAATCTCGACAATCTTAGGTAGGGCCAATCCCTCAGATTACTGAATGCAAATCTTTTATTCTAAATGGTGCCTTGCGAGTCTGATACAATTAAGAGATCTGCTTCTAAGAAAGTTGAATAGTTCACTTCGTGTTTATTGATAAGCTTTATCATCTAATTCCATTTTTCTCTTAAAATCTCTTAGATTCTAGTTTGTATATTCACTAGTAAAATTAATAAGTATATGACAACATAGGTGATTTGTTAATCTTTTCCGCTTCAATTGCAAACATTAATTCAAATCCTACTGCTCTTTTCCAggagctcccccttaatatttGATGACTTACTGTTTACATTTGTATGTGCAAGAGAGGGATAAAAACCTTCagccaaataaatgcaaaacaaaaggaATATTATATGACGAGGCAATAATTTGCCCCTGTTGTTAGTCAAGAAATCTAGAAATAACACCAGCTGTAGGGAGGGAGAAGTTCAAGAAATATAACAAACCGTGCCATCTACTGAAGCAGATACCAAACGGGTGGTCATCCACTGGCACATAGACAAGTCAGTCACTTCCCCATCGTGACTACCAACAAGTTGGATGCCATCGATCAACTTATCAACGGTACATTTTAGAGGTTCGTCGGCTGAAAATTTTTCTCCTTTTCCCACTTTCGTAGTATCAATCTTCAAAATGTGCTTCCCAATCCCAACAGCAAGAACTTCCTGTTAGAGAACAAAATTACCCAGCAAATCAATGCCAAGAGATGAAAAATACAGTTAAACGATCAAAAACAGATCGTGATGgtgaaatacttgtttatgaCAATGCCAACAAATTCGGGGATGAACAGATTCTCCTTCTCCGGTAATTTGAACAGCAGTGACAATTCGCCCAGTAATTTGCTGCTTGTCTTCTTCATCAGGACCTTCAGTAATCTTCCACACATAGACACGACCATCGACACTTGCACTGTATGCACCCAACTAGTTTGTTAAAGCGAAGACAAAAAATATGGTGATCCCAGGACAATGGAGGAAAAAGTTACCTAGCTAAAAGGTGAACATCCTCGGCAAAGAAAGCCATGTCTGTGACCCTCTGGCAGGAATAAATAATTCAACAAGATTCAATTAAGGGCATTATCAAATGCTAGCAAGAATAGGAGAAACAATaagaaaaactaatcaaaaGATTACCACCTCATAAACACTTAAACAAACCCAAAAAAATTCCAGGTTGTAACAACAGAATAAGTTTGAGTGCCAAAGAGGTAGACAAAACCTGAGCTAGGCCCTTGAGCAAGGATCTTAAGGCAGTGTTGATATTAAGCACCCTAATAGCCCCCAACTTAAGTCCATAgcatatatatgttttattcaCTGCAATTTGCCTGCCCACTACAAGTCCTGGGTCTGAGACGTACTTGGTAATGGGTGTAACCTCAAGCTGAGGCTGGACCTCTCCTGGCAACCTAAAATCTATATCATAAGCCAAATGATCGCCGTTCAAATGCCTTCCCTTGGGGAGTTTATTACTCAACATCCGCAAGACAGGGCCTTGATGTGAAACTGATAATCCAGGCCCGGATGGCAAATTGTTCACAAATTGTGGCATAGAAAAATCTGAGCCTGCAGAATTGGGGAGGGTTTGGGGCATCTGCATTGTGGACTCGTTTGGAATGTCCAGCGTTGAAGGTGGAGCGCTCAAAAGCGCCATCAAACGAGCACCATGGTTGTTAGGGTTTTGGGGATTAGCAGGGGCTTGGAAGTTAAGGTGGTGGGGGGAACTAGGCACGGGAACTTGGGGTTGGAGGGTGGGGGTAGGATAAGACATGGACCTTTGGGGGTGAAGGTTCGCAAATTCCCGAGAGTTGGATGGGGGACTGTACATAGGAAGATGGTGGAACTGGGGTTGGTGGAGGAACGGCGAGGCTTGAGGAGGATACGAATACTGCCCTCCGCCGGAAGCGGCTGGCGGCGGAAAAGAGGCCGAGGGGGGCGGAAAGGGAGCTGAAATCAAATTAGGGTTAGTGAAGGCGCTATCACTGTTGGCAATGTTTTGGGGATTGGGGCTGGAAGCAGGTGTTGCTGCCGGGGAAGTCGAAGGCCTGAAAAACTTGGGCATGTCGAAAGGAGGAGCTCCGGCGGGTGGATTGGGATTTCCAGAGGTCGCCATGCCTGCAAACTGAAGAAGCGTAATAAATAGTATGCACAGCAGCTACTGCAGATCGACACAGGAAGATCTGCGTGACTTCCGGTGGTTGTCCGCCCGGAGGAGCGTCGAATGAGATCCGGTGGCGGTGGTGAAGAGACTAATGGCCTTTGGGGGACCCAAAACAAGAAGATGATGGACCCAAAACAAGAAGACGATGCTGATGGGATCACAGATTAAATTATTGCTGCTTTCCTTTTGGTGGGATATATAACAGTAGGCTGTAGCTCTTTACCATTATTAAAAACAATTTCTCTTGTAATATTGtgctaaataaattttattcaatttctatgtttatttttttaaatacattTCTACGATGTTCACACATATATACTTGTACATTACATATTCCTACCATCATCGTGATATTTGAAATACAGTATTTGAATCTTCTTATAGATATCATACGTACTCGACTTTCGATCTAGGAGTATTTATTTTACGAGCATTTCAAATCATTGAAACAAATCCAAATATGTCATCTTTGTTGTGTAAGTGTTGGGGTGTTtttgtatatttatatatgaaaaCCCTCGTAGCACTCTTTGCGAGGATCCCATCTTGAGTTCTATGCAAAACTCTAATGAACTATTTGTGCGGTGAAAGGAGAATGCGTCGGACGAAATAGGATAATCTGGGTAAATCTAAATCAAACGGTGAGTTAGGTTTTCAGAAATTATCTACTATATACGACTCTCTTTTAGGAAAACAAGTTTGGCGAATTCTTCAATCATTTGATTCATTGATGACTCGAGTTTTTAAATGAAGATACTTCAAACACATAGATATTATGTATACTGATCTAAGATCCAATCCATCTTATGTTTGAAGATATTTAATTTGGGGTTGTGGATTATTAAGGAGAGGCTTATGTTGGAGAGTGGAGAATGTGCACATGATCAAAACTCACCTTTATCTGTGGATTTCGAGAATACCGAGGTTCAAAACCTGTTTCAATTTGAGTATGGGAAATGATATGAAAGTGGCAAGATACGTTTAAGAGTTGGGAGAATGGAATGAACAACATCTAAGGTAAAATTTTCATCCTCTTGAAGTAAAGACAATTCTTGACATTTCGTTGGATCGTAACGATAGTGAAGACAGAAATTTTCTTGATTGacatttaatgatcaaacaatcaagattaataaatattaatgatTAAATCTCTTGATCAAATACaataattttaatctttttaattcttataataatatataaacaaaaCAAAGAATTCAAAGTGAGATATATATTGTGTCACATATGACTTTTTATATGTGTTatgttatataataaaaaatacaatattTGTTCCCGACAAGGCCATTTAGATCACGTTTACGTCAATATGGGTCAAATAAAATCCATGATATAGAGAAATATAACGGCCAGTTATTCCAAATGACTCAAGCCCAAGCAGTATTGCTTTGGTTAGGGATGTAAACGAATCGAATTTTTCGCGAGCTTTTTTGAGCTCTACTCGATGAAAATCTCCTTCGACTTCCTCCATTAAGCTTATCGAGCTAAGTCCGAGCTTGATTTCAAGCTCGAAAATTTTATTGAGTCGAACTCGAGCTTAATGATATTCGGCTCGTGAGTTCGCGAATATGTTCGTTAATAGGTTTGTGAGCTCGAGTTCGAACTAGGCTGGTTTAGGTGGTTCTCGAGCTCGGGCTCGATATTGGATCGTTTATGTGGCGTGAGAGCTCAAGCTCGACTTGTTTAGGTGGCTTGTGATATCTGACAAGTGCACGTTCTTTGGAGAATCAAGCTTATCCTCTTTCGTTTGTCAATTGAATATGCACACAAAGACTCGTCCACTTAGGagaaaatattacttttcaaaCTGAAAAAATACCAGGAGTTCTTTACTCGTACTCATTGGAATGAaactatatatatgtgtgtgtcacATCTTGTCACTTGACCATGAGCTGAGAACTTTGTATCTCATGAAAGAAAATGAGGACTACACAAATACAAGATCAAATGATTCTTCAAACGATCGAGTTTGACTTTTTTAATATACTCTAAATCATTTCAAGTTGTCCGTGAAAATGGACGTTCATGTCGATATTGCTTGTGCCCGAGTTTGTTGTGCTTCAGTTTTGCTGACAAGGTCAATGGTACAAAAAGAGCCAATTGGTTGGGAATCTACAATACActtgataaaatattataagaAATTTTTAGTTTGTTATTAAAATTTCTaatcttaaattaaaaatattgggAAAAAAGCTCTTCATTCATCAAATTAATAATC comes from Henckelia pumila isolate YLH828 chromosome 4, ASM3356847v2, whole genome shotgun sequence and encodes:
- the LOC140867386 gene encoding enhancer of mRNA-decapping protein 4-like; this encodes MATSGNPNPPAGAPPFDMPKFFRPSTSPAATPASSPNPQNIANSDSAFTNPNLISAPFPPPSASFPPPAASGGGQYSYPPQASPFLHQPQFHHLPMYSPPSNSREFANLHPQRSMSYPTPTLQPQVPVPSSPHHLNFQAPANPQNPNNHGARLMALLSAPPSTLDIPNESTMQMPQTLPNSAGSDFSMPQFVNNLPSGPGLSVSHQGPVLRMLSNKLPKGRHLNGDHLAYDIDFRLPGEVQPQLEVTPITKYVSDPGLVVGRQIAVNKTYICYGLKLGAIRVLNINTALRSLLKGLAQRVTDMAFFAEDVHLLASASVDGRVYVWKITEGPDEEDKQQITGRIVTAVQITGEGESVHPRICWHCHKQEVLAVGIGKHILKIDTTKVGKGEKFSADEPLKCTVDKLIDGIQLVGSHDGEVTDLSMCQWMTTRLVSASVDGTIKIWGDRNPLPIAVLQPHGGQPVNSVTFLPAPHRPDHIILMTGGPLNREVKIWVSASEEGWLLPIDSESWHCVQTLELKSSEARTEEAFFNQVIALSQAGLLLLANAKRNAIYAVHLEYGPNPAATRMDYIAEFTVTMPILSFTGTSESLPNGEQVVQVYCVQTQAIQQYALDLSQCLPPAIGNVVYEKSDSSVSREASIIEGLTNLESSGIKATEVPITSSAPSSSMYESGLENIPAVRYPVDHVSAESPSLQEFAPSSMESKVIPSPVIASDSNLSSVASPSLPLSPRLSGTLSGFRNPSSSFEHGVLSNDRSVEPKIVEYTVDRQMDAIHSNSSDVASFDGDSRNYENKHSQDDISLALNHPIKFRHPTHLVTPSEILMANSSSEVIHTTEAQSEVELKIQDVVMSNDTRNFVVEVKVVGETKFDQNIDDESREELQTFLSEKRESIFCSQASDLGIEMARECHAVSPEAYIVEEDRQFDGTGVTETVAQPSTVEEDIHDSTKVGPSSVIDSSIPVLSPQPAPNAKGKKQKGKIAQGSGPSSPSPSAFNSADSSNEPGIGYGTPVESQIYSMREILHQLVALQKDMQKQMTTMIAVPVTKEGKRVEASLGRNMEKAVKANADALWARLQEENAKQEKASRERAQQVTNTISSFLNKDLPSLIEKTVKREVSSLGQSVARAIVPTIEKAISTSVVESFQKGVGDKAVNQLEKSVNSKLEAMVARQIQSQFQTSGKQALQETLKSSLEVSMIPAFEMSCREMFEQVDSAFRKGMVEHTAAAQQQFEASHSSLALVLRDAITSASSMSQTLSNELLDGQRKLVDLAVAGVNSKAANPLLNQLSNGPLGGLHEKLEVDPTKELSRLVAERKYEEAFVAALHRSDVTVVSWLCSHVDLPTLLAMNPLPLSQGVLLSLLQQLACDISKETPRKLTWMREVLTAINPADPVIMVHVRPIFQQVYQILDHHRSIPTTTGSELSNIRLIMHVIHSMLMGSK